The Pseudomonadota bacterium genome includes a region encoding these proteins:
- the rfbB gene encoding dTDP-glucose 4,6-dehydratase, whose product MGNTCILVTGGCGFIGANFIKHILSKYPYNIINLDKLTYAGNLENLKEIENDSRYTFIKGDIANEADIERIFSSSEIDIVINFAAESHVDRSIMDPGAFIKTNIIGTFNLLETVKKGRVKRFIQVSTDEVYGSLGKEGKFHEDTPLAPNSPYSASKASADMLAMAYYKTYRTPVMITRCSNNYGPYQFPEKLIPLVITNALVDMELPVYGDGMNIRDWIHVLDHCEAIDIVLHKGESGNVYNIGAENERTNIEIVKLILNILGKPETLIKYVKDRPGHDRRYAIDSTKIKKELGFKTKVSFKMGMEETVAWYIENKSWWKRIKSGEYLEYYNKMYTGR is encoded by the coding sequence ATGGGTAATACCTGCATATTGGTTACAGGAGGTTGTGGTTTTATAGGAGCTAATTTTATCAAGCACATTTTATCTAAATACCCTTATAACATTATAAACCTTGATAAACTCACGTATGCTGGAAATCTTGAGAACCTTAAAGAAATAGAGAATGATAGCCGGTATACCTTTATAAAGGGTGATATTGCAAATGAAGCTGATATAGAAAGGATATTTTCATCATCAGAGATAGATATCGTGATCAATTTTGCCGCAGAATCCCATGTGGATAGGAGTATTATGGATCCCGGTGCCTTTATAAAAACAAACATTATCGGAACGTTTAACCTCCTTGAGACCGTGAAGAAAGGTCGTGTGAAACGATTCATACAGGTTTCAACGGATGAGGTCTATGGTTCCCTTGGGAAAGAAGGAAAATTCCATGAAGATACCCCCCTTGCCCCGAACAGTCCCTATTCTGCATCTAAGGCATCGGCAGATATGTTAGCCATGGCATACTATAAAACGTATAGAACGCCTGTGATGATAACGAGATGTTCAAATAACTATGGGCCATACCAGTTTCCTGAAAAGTTAATTCCCCTTGTCATTACGAATGCACTTGTTGACATGGAATTGCCTGTGTATGGTGATGGTATGAATATTAGAGACTGGATACATGTTTTGGACCACTGTGAGGCAATAGATATTGTTCTCCATAAAGGAGAAAGTGGTAATGTATACAATATAGGTGCTGAAAATGAAAGGACCAACATCGAAATAGTGAAATTGATCCTGAATATCCTTGGAAAACCTGAGACATTAATAAAGTATGTAAAGGATAGACCTGGTCATGATAGAAGGTATGCAATAGACTCAACAAAGATAAAGAAAGAATTGGGTTTTAAAACAAAGGTAAGTTTTAAAATGGGTATGGAGGAAACTGTCGCATGGTATATAGAGAATAAGTCGTGGTGGAAAAGGATCAAAAGCGGAGAATATCTGGAATATTATAATAAGATGTATACAGGAAGATGA
- a CDS encoding dTDP-4-dehydrorhamnose 3,5-epimerase family protein, with amino-acid sequence MINGVIAKYLKLIPDERGRLMEILRNDDDMFIKFGQVYITTTYPHVVKAWHYHKKQDDFITCIKGMLKLVLFDNKDGSPTKDEINEFFIGEYNPMLIKVPGMVYHGWKCISEEEAIVINIPTEPYNRKKPDEYRIDPYINNIPYKWERKDG; translated from the coding sequence ATGATAAACGGTGTTATTGCAAAATATTTAAAATTGATACCTGATGAAAGAGGGAGATTGATGGAAATTTTAAGAAATGATGACGACATGTTTATTAAGTTTGGTCAGGTATATATCACAACCACTTACCCTCATGTTGTGAAAGCATGGCATTATCATAAGAAGCAGGATGATTTCATTACGTGTATAAAAGGGATGTTGAAGCTTGTTCTTTTTGACAATAAGGATGGATCACCTACAAAGGATGAAATAAACGAATTCTTTATCGGTGAATACAACCCCATGCTTATTAAGGTTCCAGGAATGGTCTATCATGGCTGGAAATGTATAAGTGAAGAGGAGGCAATCGTTATTAATATCCCAACAGAACCATACAACAGAAAGAAACCGGATGAATACAGGATTGACCCGTATATCAATAATATACCTTATAAATGGGAAAGAAAAGATGGGTAA
- a CDS encoding sugar phosphate nucleotidyltransferase: MKGVILAGGLGTRLYPLTKITNKHLLPIYDKPMIFYPVETLINAGIMDIMIVTGGNYAGDFLRLIGNGKEFGLKHINYTYQEGEGGIADALSLAEYFADGEPICVVLGDNIIEKNIMKAVKNFEMQKGGAKILLKEVPDPERFGVAEIENGKLVRVVEKPVQPRSNLAVIGIYMYDSRVFDIIKTLKPSNRGELEITDVNNAYIEEGKMTWEMLQGWWTDAGTFESLLRASMLVSQTGANNV, from the coding sequence ATGAAGGGTGTAATACTTGCTGGAGGCCTTGGGACAAGGCTTTACCCTCTTACTAAAATTACAAACAAACATCTTTTGCCGATATATGATAAACCGATGATATTTTATCCTGTTGAAACGCTTATCAATGCCGGGATAATGGATATTATGATAGTTACGGGTGGAAACTATGCAGGTGATTTCCTAAGACTTATTGGCAATGGAAAGGAATTTGGCTTAAAGCATATTAATTACACATATCAGGAAGGGGAGGGGGGTATTGCAGATGCCCTGTCTCTTGCCGAATATTTTGCAGATGGAGAACCCATATGCGTTGTTCTCGGTGATAACATTATAGAAAAAAACATTATGAAGGCTGTGAAGAATTTTGAAATGCAGAAAGGAGGGGCGAAGATTCTTCTTAAAGAGGTACCCGACCCTGAAAGATTCGGGGTGGCTGAAATAGAGAATGGTAAACTTGTAAGGGTTGTTGAGAAGCCAGTTCAGCCGAGAAGCAATCTTGCAGTAATTGGTATATATATGTACGATAGCCGTGTCTTTGATATAATAAAAACATTAAAACCATCTAATAGGGGTGAACTTGAGATTACAGACGTAAATAATGCATATATAGAGGAAGGTAAAATGACATGGGAAATGCTTCAGGGTTGGTGGACGGATGCAGGTACCTTCGAATCTTTACTTCGAGCTAGTATGCTGGTATCTCAAACAGGAGCAAATAATGTATAG